Below is a genomic region from Prochlorococcus marinus str. MIT 0918.
CCATTTATCATAATACTAGGGACATGTATAGAGTTAATTAATTTCTCATAATCATCATATTCATATGGCTGAGGTGATACAGATATAACTAAATTATAATTTATAGTAGATATATTATCTGATAATTCTTTATATGAATAAATGATTGATGATAGTTCGGGATAATCTCGTTTAGCTAGCGCTGTGTTTCCTGAATCAGAAAAGATAACAATAGGACTATAATTACTATTAAAAAGACTTTTATATAGTCTAAATGTAATGGGCATCAATTTTAAACCTTGAAAACCAAGAAATATTGAAAATCTATTATTATTAGCATCTTTTAATGCAGATAATAATGAGAATAAAATTTCCTCTTCACAAAGTTGTAAGTCAGATGGAAGGTTAATTTTATTAGTACTCATAAATCCATATTAAATAACTTTGTTATTGTAGAGTCTATAATATTAGCCACCTGAATTGTATCTAGGTTTAAATTCCATGAACCAAGACTTATTCTAATTGATGAACCTAACAGTTTATCCTCTATTCCAATTGCTTTTAAAACATAGCTTTTCTTATTATTGTATGAGGAACAAGCTGTCCCACTACTAATATATATACCTTTATTTGAAAGTTCTAAAACTAGTTTATTTGCTGATAGTACCTTATTATTTCTTGGAAGTATGATCAATGATATATGATTTGGAAGACGATTTATATTATCGCCAGTAAATACAATACCTTCAATTTTATTTATTCTTTCCCTTAATTGTGTGGTCTTCTTTGAAATATCACTGGATTCAAATATAAAATCACCAGAATTTATAGAGGAACATTTATTAATTTGATGTAACGCAATTGACATCCCATAAACTAATGATACAGATTGTGTTCCAGAACGTAAACCTGACTCTTGACCTCCTCCCCCAAGTATTGGAGTAAAGGACTTTATATTCTTATTATCTATTATTAATAACCCTATTCCCTTTGGACCTCTAAATTTATGAGCTGACGCAGATAAACTGTTAATATTCAAATCATTAAAATTAAATATTCCTTGTGAAATCACCTGAGTAGCATCTGTATGGATATAAATATTTCTTTTCTTACATTCAGAAGCTATTGAAAAAATAGGTTGAATAGTCCCTATTTCACTCTGACCCAATATTAAAGAAACAATTTTTGTTGGGTAATCTAGCATTTCCTCCATATATGACAAATCTATACGACCATTTCTATTTACAGGCCAGTAAAGCAATTGCCATCCTTCATTCTTTAACTGTTCAGCTGCATATTTGACGGCAGGATGTTCTACAGAACTAATTACAATGCGTCCTGGTTTTATAGACCTTGCCTTTCCTATTAAAGCAAGATGAATAGATTCAGTAGCATTTGATGTGAAAATTATTTGCTCTGCTGAAACATTAAATAGTTGGCCAATCTTAAATCTACTTTGTTCTAAAATCTCAGCTGCCTTAATTCCTTCTAAATGTATACTAGAAGCATTACCCCAATATATTCTTTCAGTTTTACTAATCTCCTCTATTACTGATGGGTGAGGTGGAGATGTTGAACAAGCATCTAAATAATTCGTATTATTTGTTTCTACAAGCATATATATCTAAATTTCTATTGAACCTGAGAAAACATATTTAGCTGGTCCACTCATATATATATCTCCACTTTTATTTGGCCATTCTATAAATAAAGTACCTCCGGGCAAAATAATGTTAGCTTTTTCATTACATAATTGTAATGTTGCTGAAACAGCTAATGATGCACATGCTCCGGTACCACAAGCAAGTGTAGGACCACAACCTCTTTCCCATACTAATAATTCAAGTGTTTCTCTATTAACTATTTTTACAAAATGAACATTTGTCTTTTCAGGAAAATATGAACTATTCTCTAATACTGGCCCTAATTTTTCAAAGCGTATAGAATCAAAATCATCTATAAAAGTAACTAAATGTGGGTTACCCATGCCAGCAGCATAAATCTGTAAACTTGTATTTTCTATATTAATAATACCTGTAGGAAGATTATCCTTACCCGTAGCTAAAGTTGTAGGTATATTATTAGGGGTAAAAGTTGGTTCACCCATATTTACTTTAATATCTCCATTAGTTTGAAATCTTGCATTTAATAATCCAGCAAGGGTTTCAATATTAAATTCAGTTTGGTTATGTAAATTATTAGTATCAATAATATATTTAACTAGGCATCTAATACCATTCCCACACATTTCAGCTAAGGATCCATCGGAGTTATAAATAATCATCTTAGATATTCCATTATGATCTGGTTTGGCATTAATAATAATTCCATCAGCTCCAACACCATAATGTCTATCACATAAGCTTTTAATTAAATCTCTTTTAATACTAAATAGTTTATTAGCTTCTGGAGATTTAAATCCATCAATAATTATAAAATCATTACCTGTACCTTCATATTTCTTAAATTTTATGGGTGTCATAGAATTAAAATAATTAAATGAAAATAAGTATTATTATATTTTATTATGGGTGCAACTATTAATAAATGTCTTGTAAAATAAGAATAAAGCAATCTTTTATTTCATTACAGAGCATAAGTGATCGCAGAATCCTCAAACAAACCTTTATCTAAAGGAATCTCTAATACATACAACCATGCTGATTTAGAAAAAAAATGGCAACAAAAATGGATTGAAAGTTCCTTATATAAGACTAGGCAACCCCAAAAGGATCAAAAAACCTTTTATGCATTATCAATGTTTCCATATCCATCTGGAAATCTTCATATGGGACATGTAAGAAATTATGTAATCACAGATGTCTTGGCAAGAATGCATCGCATGAAAGGTGAAGCAGTTCTTCACCCTATGGGCTGGGATGCATTTGGATTACCAGCCGAGAATGCAGCTATAGATAGAGGGATTGATCCAGATATATGGACTAAAAAAAATATATCTCAGATGAAAACCCAACTAAATAGTCTTGGGTTATCAGTAGATTGGGAGAGAGAAATTACAACATGTGATGAAGAATATTATAAATGGACCCAATATCTATTCCTTGAATTATTTGATGCTGGATTAGCCTACCAAAAATCAGCGACTGTTAATTGGGACCCTATTGACAAGACTGTATTAGCTAATGAACAAGTTGATATAAATGGAAAATCGTGGCGATCAGGTGCAATTGTTCAAAAAAAAGAGTTAAAGCAATGGTTCTTAAAAATAACAGATTATGCCGAAGAATTACTTAAAGGCTTAAATAAGCTAAGTGGTTGGCCAGATAATGTAAAAACTATGCAAGAGAACTGGATAGGTAAGTCTCAAGGAGTAGAGGTTAAATTTAAAGTTAAAAATAGTCCTAATCTATTGATAAATGTATTTACAACTAGAATAGATACAATATATGGTGTAAATTATCTGGTTTTAGCTCCTGATCATCATTTAGTAGATAAATTAATAGCTGATGAAAATAAAGACTCTCTTAAAATTTTTAGAGATAAAGTTAATAGACTTAGTGAACAAGATAGAACATCAGATTCAAAACAGAAGCAAGGGTTGGATTTAGGAGCTAAAGCTATAAATCCTATAAATGGAAAATCAATTCCAATTTGGATCGGAGATTATGTACTTTCTTCATATGCCACAGGAGCTGTTATGGCAGTTCCAGCTCATGATTTAAGAGATTATGAATTTGCTAAAAAATATACATTACCTATAACATATGTAATTAAGGGAAATAGTAGTCTAGTTGATGAGACAAGACCATTTACATCAAAAGGTATATTAATCAATTCTGGAAAATTTAATGGGCTAAAGTCTAAAATAGCTATATCAGAAATAACAAGTGTAGGTATAAATGATGGATGGGCACAGAACAAAGTTAGTTATAAACTTAGAGATTGGTTGATATCACGTCAAAGATATTGGGGATGTCCAATACCAATTATTCATTGTGATAAATGTGGAGTAGTACCAGTTCCAATAAAGGATTTACCTATCAAACTTAATAAAGATAAATCTATTAAAAGTATAACTTGTCCAAAATGTTCATGTAAGGCAAAATTAGAAACAGACACAATGGATACATTCATGTGTTCATCCTGGTATTTTTTACGATATGTAGACGCAACTAATAAAAATGAACCTTTTAATAAAGAGTTAGCAGATAAATGGCTTCCAGTAGATCAATATGTTGGAGGTATTGAACATGCAATATTACATCTCTTATATTCTAGATTTTTTGTAAAAGCTTTAAAAACTAAGAAACTTATTAATGTAAATGAACCATTTAAAAAGTTATTAACGCAAGGAATGGTTCAAGGAATTACATATAAGAATCCATCATCTCAAAAATATATCAAAAATAATGATATAAAAGACCATAAGAATCCATTAGACCCATTAACTGGAGAAAAACTACAAATAGTTTATGAAAAAATGTCAAAATCTAAATATAATGGAGTTGATCCATCTGATGTGATTAACAAATTTGGAAGCGATACAGCAAGGATGTTTATACTTTTCAAAGCCCCTCCAGAAAAGGATTTAGAATGGGACGATTCTGATGTAGAAGGTCAATATAGATTCTTAAATCGTGTATGGAGAATTTTTAATGATCTTCTAAGAGATAGAACTATAGACCTTTCGAATTCATCTCAGAGCATAGTATATACAGATTTAAATAGTAAAGAATCAAATCTACGTAGAATAGTCCACTTATCAATAAAAAACATATCTAATGACCTGGAGGAGAATGCTCAGTTTAATACAGCAATTTCTCAATTAATGATACTTACAAATACACTATATGAAACTGTAGAATATGTCCGAGATTCCCTAATCATAGAATCTTTAGAAGTATTAACATTATTATTAGCACCTTTTGCTCCACATTTATCAGAAGAATTTTGGTTTTTGTTAAAAGGCAATGGAAGTGTCCATGACCAAAAGTGGCCTAAATTTGATTCAAGGGCAATTATAGAAGATAATTATAATTTAGTGATACAAATTAATGGAAAAGTTAGGGGTATGATTAAAGTCAATATAAATGAATCTGATATTCAGCTAAAGGATAAGGTTTTAAATTCTGAGGTAACTAAGAAGTGGATAGGAGCTAAGCCTATAAAGAGATATATATCAGTTAAAGGAAAATTAATAAATATTGTAATTTAATTAGTTCTTTTAATAATTAATGATGAAGGTTCTGACCAATCTCCATTAATCGTGTAAAAATCTTGATTTACAGATATGTGCCTTATTATAAGAAAGACACTCTCACAGGATGAATGATTTAGCTTAGAGA
It encodes:
- a CDS encoding DUF1995 family protein; translation: MSTNKINLPSDLQLCEEEILFSLLSALKDANNNRFSIFLGFQGLKLMPITFRLYKSLFNSNYSPIVIFSDSGNTALAKRDYPELSSIIYSYKELSDNISTINYNLVISVSPQPYEYDDYEKLINSIHVPSIMINGKLEETAIGVGYVGRERRINFIKSWYKLYWLEPFNTGALYKKYDNDWLLYSYSRDGFRFKESFTSRPDKESITIALSD
- a CDS encoding cysteine desulfurase family protein, with amino-acid sequence MLVETNNTNYLDACSTSPPHPSVIEEISKTERIYWGNASSIHLEGIKAAEILEQSRFKIGQLFNVSAEQIIFTSNATESIHLALIGKARSIKPGRIVISSVEHPAVKYAAEQLKNEGWQLLYWPVNRNGRIDLSYMEEMLDYPTKIVSLILGQSEIGTIQPIFSIASECKKRNIYIHTDATQVISQGIFNFNDLNINSLSASAHKFRGPKGIGLLIIDNKNIKSFTPILGGGGQESGLRSGTQSVSLVYGMSIALHQINKCSSINSGDFIFESSDISKKTTQLRERINKIEGIVFTGDNINRLPNHISLIILPRNNKVLSANKLVLELSNKGIYISSGTACSSYNNKKSYVLKAIGIEDKLLGSSIRISLGSWNLNLDTIQVANIIDSTITKLFNMDL
- the dapF gene encoding diaminopimelate epimerase, producing MTPIKFKKYEGTGNDFIIIDGFKSPEANKLFSIKRDLIKSLCDRHYGVGADGIIINAKPDHNGISKMIIYNSDGSLAEMCGNGIRCLVKYIIDTNNLHNQTEFNIETLAGLLNARFQTNGDIKVNMGEPTFTPNNIPTTLATGKDNLPTGIINIENTSLQIYAAGMGNPHLVTFIDDFDSIRFEKLGPVLENSSYFPEKTNVHFVKIVNRETLELLVWERGCGPTLACGTGACASLAVSATLQLCNEKANIILPGGTLFIEWPNKSGDIYMSGPAKYVFSGSIEI
- the leuS gene encoding leucine--tRNA ligase: MAESSNKPLSKGISNTYNHADLEKKWQQKWIESSLYKTRQPQKDQKTFYALSMFPYPSGNLHMGHVRNYVITDVLARMHRMKGEAVLHPMGWDAFGLPAENAAIDRGIDPDIWTKKNISQMKTQLNSLGLSVDWEREITTCDEEYYKWTQYLFLELFDAGLAYQKSATVNWDPIDKTVLANEQVDINGKSWRSGAIVQKKELKQWFLKITDYAEELLKGLNKLSGWPDNVKTMQENWIGKSQGVEVKFKVKNSPNLLINVFTTRIDTIYGVNYLVLAPDHHLVDKLIADENKDSLKIFRDKVNRLSEQDRTSDSKQKQGLDLGAKAINPINGKSIPIWIGDYVLSSYATGAVMAVPAHDLRDYEFAKKYTLPITYVIKGNSSLVDETRPFTSKGILINSGKFNGLKSKIAISEITSVGINDGWAQNKVSYKLRDWLISRQRYWGCPIPIIHCDKCGVVPVPIKDLPIKLNKDKSIKSITCPKCSCKAKLETDTMDTFMCSSWYFLRYVDATNKNEPFNKELADKWLPVDQYVGGIEHAILHLLYSRFFVKALKTKKLINVNEPFKKLLTQGMVQGITYKNPSSQKYIKNNDIKDHKNPLDPLTGEKLQIVYEKMSKSKYNGVDPSDVINKFGSDTARMFILFKAPPEKDLEWDDSDVEGQYRFLNRVWRIFNDLLRDRTIDLSNSSQSIVYTDLNSKESNLRRIVHLSIKNISNDLEENAQFNTAISQLMILTNTLYETVEYVRDSLIIESLEVLTLLLAPFAPHLSEEFWFLLKGNGSVHDQKWPKFDSRAIIEDNYNLVIQINGKVRGMIKVNINESDIQLKDKVLNSEVTKKWIGAKPIKRYISVKGKLINIVI